A genome region from Cucumis sativus cultivar 9930 chromosome 4, Cucumber_9930_V3, whole genome shotgun sequence includes the following:
- the LOC101204414 gene encoding ethylene-responsive transcription factor ERF021 encodes MGDPLKRYRGVRKRGWGKCTSAIYYPKQGKQKQLWIGSFDTPEMAATAYDAVANFFHGPKARLNFPELRHTLPKFPPDATVRKIRALARGAAEGSHGGGGGSSISGVTEPIQSLEEWQIQSLEKMPIYSPLLHQTMMEDDTSGFDLYGGDTYDTSIDLWNDQMH; translated from the coding sequence ATGGGAGATCCTTTGAAAAGATACAGAGGAGTTCGGAAGCGGGGGTGGGGTAAATGTACATCTGCCATTTACTACCCCAAGCAGGGGAAGCAGAAGCAACTCTGGATTGGAAGTTTCGACACGCCAGAGATGGCGGCTACGGCATACGATGCTGTCGCCAACTTCTTCCATGGCCCCAAAGCACGTTTAAACTTTCCCGAACTGCGCCACACTCTCCCCAAATTCCCACCTGATGCAACTGTCCGTAAAATTCGAGCGCTGGCTCGAGGTGCCGCTGAAGGCAGCCatggaggtggaggtggaaGTTCTATTTCCGGCGTCACGGAACCAATCCAATCCCTCGAGGAATGGCAAATCCAATCCCTCGAGAAAATGCCAATTTATTCTCCATTATTACACCAAACAATGATGGAGGATGATACTTCGGGTTTTGATCTTTACGGCGGTGACACATACGATACTTCGATAGATCTTTGGAACGACCAAATGCACTGA
- the LOC101204172 gene encoding probable beta-1,4-xylosyltransferase IRX10: MMKLWLWVFAIFLVSRIAAVPNAVPTERISGSAGDVLEDNPVGRLKVYVYDLPSKYNKKTLQKDPRCLTHMFAAEIYMHRFLLNSPVRTLNPDEADWFYTPIYVTCDLTPNGLPLPFKSPRMMRSAIQLISSNWPYWNRTEGADHFFVVPHDFGACFHYQEEKAIDRGILPLLQRATLVQTFGQRNHVCLNEGSITIPPYCPPQKMKTHLIPSETPRSIFVYFRGLFYDVNNDPEGGYYARGARAAVWENFKNNPLFDISTDHPTTYYEDMQRAIFCLCPLGWAPWSPRLVEAVVFGCIPVIIADDIVLPFADAIPWEEIGVFVDEKDVSNLDTILTSIPPDVILRKQRLLANPSMKRAMMFPQPAQSGDAFHQILNGLARKLPHDKGVYLKPGERILNWTAGPVGDLKPW; encoded by the exons ATGATGAAGCTCTGGTTGTGGGTTTTCGccatttttttggtttcgaGGATTGCCGCTGTTCCCAATGCTGTTCCCACTGAAAGAATTTCag GAAGTGCTGGTGATGTCTTAGAAGATAACCCAGTTGGAAGATTGAAAGTATATGTTTATGATCTTCCAAgcaaatacaataagaagaCTCTTCAAAAGGATCCAAGATGTCTCACTCATATGTTTGCTGCTGAGATTTACATGCATAGGTTCTTGTTGAACAGTCCTGTCAGAACACTCAATCCCGACGAAGCCGATTGGTTTTATACTCCAATTTATGTCACCTGTGACCTCACCCCCAATGGCTTACCGTTGCCCTTTAAATCCCCTCGAATGATGCGAAGTGCCATTCAACTTATCTCTTCCAATTGGCCTTATTGGAATAGAACAGAGGGCGCCGATCACTTCTTTGTTGTGCCTCATGACTTTGGTGCCTGCTTTCATTATCAG GAGGAGAAGGCTATTGACCGTGGAATTCTTCCCTTGCTCCAACGTGCAACTTTGGTTCAAACTTTTGGACAAAGGAACCATGTTTGCTTGAATGAGGGTTCCATCACTATTCCTCCATACTGTCCTCCCcagaaaatgaaaactcaCCTGATCCCTTCGGAAACTCCTCGTTCTATCTTCGTCTATTTCCGTGGATTGTTTTATGATGTTAACAATGACCCAGAAGGTGGTTATTACGCAAG AGGTGCAAGAGCAGCTGTGTGGGAGAACTTCAAAAACAATCCTCTCTTTGACATCTCTACCGACCATCCAACGACATATTATGAAGATATGCAGCGGGCAATTTTCTGTTTATGTCCTCTTGGGTGGGCGCCATGGAGTCCAAGGCTGGTGGAAGCTGTGGTGTTTGGTTGTATCCCAGTTATCATAGCAGATGACATTGTGTTGCCTTTTGCCGATGCTATTCCATGGGAAGAAATTGGTGTGTTTGTAGACGAAAAAGACGTGTCCAACCTCGACACAATCCTGACATCAATACCACCCGACGTGATACTGAGGAAGCAAAGACTGCTAGCAAATCCATCAATGAAACGAGCAATGATGTTCCCACAACCAGCTCAATCAGGTGATGCTTTCCATCAGATTCTGAATGGCTTGGCTCGAAAATTGCCGCACGATAAGGGTGTTTACTTGAAGCCTGGTGAGAGGATTTTGAATTGGACTGCAGGACCTGTGGGGGACCTGAAGCCTTGGTAG
- the LOC101205302 gene encoding uncharacterized protein LOC101205302, protein MASISKLSTPISSPTLSSSFNPRSSLSSNSFLAFRPSSDFFTKLSASRLSVQRGSDLKGSLFVRCSQGDGNGIPVKRTVLHDLYEKEGQSPWYDNLCRPVTDLLPLISKGVRGVTSNPAIFQKAISSSNAYNDQFRELVQSGKDIESAYWELVVKDIQDACKLFEPIYDQTDAGDGYVSVEVSPKLADDTEGTVEAAKWLHKVVSRPNVYIKIPATAACIPSIRDTIANGISVNVTLIFSIARYEAVIDAYLDGLEASGLSDLSRVTSVASFFVSRVDTLIDKLLEKIGTPEALDLRGKAAVAQAALAYQLYQKKFSGPRWEALVKKGAKKQRLLWASTSVKNPAYPDTLYVAPLIGPDTVSTMPDQALEAFVDHGIVSRTIDSNVSEAEGIYSALEKLGIDWNEVGNQLEIEGVDSFKKSFDSLLNTLQDKGNSLKLVSH, encoded by the exons ATGGCTTCCATTTCCAAGCTTTCCACTCCCATCTCTTCTCCTACTTTATCTTCCTCTTTCAACCCTCGATCTTCCCTCTCCTCCAACTCCTTCCTTGCCTTCCGCCCTTCTTCTGACTTCTTCACCAAGCTCTCCGCCTCTAGGTTGTCCGTTCAGAGAGGCTCCGATTTGAAGGGCTCCTTGTT TGTTAGGTGTTCCCAAGGTGATGGAAATGGAATCCCAGTGAAGAGAACAGTGCTTCATGATCTCTATGAAAAGGAAGGACAGTCCCCATGGTATGATAATCTCTGCCGCCCTGTCACCGATCTGCTCCCTCTTATTTCTAAGGGTGTCAGAGGTGTAACTAGCAACCCAGCA ATTTTCCAGAAAGCAATTTCGTCTTCAAATGCTTACAACGACCAATtcag AGAACTTGTTCAATCGGGAAAAGATATTGAAAGTGCATATTGGGAGCTCGTGGTGAAGGATATTCAAGATGCATGCAAACTTTTTGAGCCTATCTATGATCAAACAGATGCTGGTGATGGCTATGTTTCAGTCGAAGTGTCTCCAAAGCTTGCTGATGATACTGAAGGAACCGTTGAGGCTGCAAAGTGGCTCCACAAAGTCGTTAGCCGCCCCAATGTGTACATCAAGATCCCTGCTACTGCTGCTTGCATCCCATCAATTAGGGATACAATTGCAAATGGCATAAGTGTCAATGTGACT CTCATATTCTCCATTGCTCGATATGAGGCAGTCATTGATGCTTACTTGGATGGGCTTGAAGCTTCAGGTCTCAGCGACCTTTCTAGAGTCACAAGTGTTGCTTCCTTCTTTGTAAGTCGAGTCGACACCCTTATCGACAAATTGCTTGAGAAAATTGGAACCCCAGAGGCCCTTGATCTGCGAGGAAAG GCTGCGGTCGCTCAAGCTGCCCTTGCTTATCAGCTCTACCAGAAGAAGTTTTCAGGCCCAAGATGGGAGGCTCTAGTGAAGAAGGGTGCAAAAAAGCAAAGGTTGCTCTGGGCATCTACAAGTGTTAAGAACCCAGCATACCCCGACACTTTATACGTTGCCCCACTCATTGGACCTGACACT GTTTCAACCATGCCTGACCAAGCTCTTGAGGCATTTGTTGACCACGGAATCGTTTCAAGGACTATCGATTCAAACGTGTCCGAGGCGGAAGGAATATACAGTGCACTGGAGAAGCTGGGAATCGACTGGAATGAAGTTGGGAATCAGCTTGAAATTGAAGGAGTGGATTCTTTCAAGAAGAGCTTTGACAGCCTGCTTAATACTCTCCAAGACAAGGGCAACTCTCTTAAATTGGTAAGCCATTAA